Genomic window (Streptomyces sp. NBC_01431):
AGGCCCATCCAGCGCTCCAGGCGCAGGACGTTGTCGTCGCCGACGTCGCTGGGCCCCGCTTCCAGGAGGCACACCGTGACCGACGGGTCCTCGCTCAGCCGGGCGGCGACGACGCACCCGGCGGTGCCGCCGCCGACCACCACATAGTCGAACTCGTCCACGTCAGCTCCTTCTCGTGGGTTGGGTGTGCGCTGCTACGGTCCGCCGTGGGCCATCGGTTCGGGCACCTCGCCCACGGCGTGCTCGGCGAGCACGCCGGTCTGCTTGCGCTGGACGAACCAGTAGTAGAGGAAGCCTCCGACGCTGACGGCACCGACGAACAGGACGCCGCCCCACCGCAGATACCAGTGCTGCGGTCCAGTGGCGTTGTAGACCGCGGCGCGCGGCCACAGCAGATTGACGGTCATCGCGGCGCCCCAGAGCACGGCCAGGATGTTGACCGGAATCCCGAACCGGCCCAGCGAGAAGCTGCCGGGGGCCGGGCTCCAACGGCCGCGCAGCCGCTGTACCAGCAGCGGCAGCGTCACCAGCAGATAGGCGATGTAGATCATCACGATGGCGATGCTGGTGACGACGGAGAAGATCTGCGGCTGGTTGATGTTGACGACGAGGATGACGACGGCCACGATCCCGATCAGACACGTGGCCAGCACCGGGGTCTGGAATCTCGGGCTGAGCCTGGCCAGTTTCGAGCCGCCCGGCAGGTTGTTGTCCCGGGCCATCGCGAACGCCAGCCGCAGCCCCGCCGTCTGCACGGACAGCGCGCACACGGTGATGGCGATGACGACGCACCACAGCACGACCACGCCGATCGTATGGCCGAGCACGGCCTTCACCACGTACTGCAAACCGTCCACGGACAGCTCTTTGGCGTGCAGGTCGGGGGCGGCCAGCAACGCGAAGAGGAGGATCAGCCCGCCGATGAGGAACGAGGCGACCAGTGCGCGCAGGATGGCGCGGGGTGCGTTGCGGGCGGGGTCGATGGACTCCTCGCCGAGCGAGGAGGCGGTGTCGAAGCCGTACATCACGTACGCCGAGGCGAGCGAGGCGGTCAGGAACGCGCCGAAGTAGCCGAGCGGCTGCCCCTGTCCGTAGCCGTGGGTCTGCAGGATGGCGCTCGGACCGCGGGTGATGTTCGCGCCGAGCAGCACCACCAGGACGACAGCCGCGATCAGTTCAATGAAGACGCCGCCGGAGTTGATGGTGGCCATCAGTTTGACGCCGAACGCGTTGACCAGGGTGGTGAACAGGATCAGGATCGTGCCGAGCAGGACCGCGTTGGCGGCCGCGTCGTACTTGCCCGTGCCATCGCCGACCACCTGGAAGAAACTAGAGATCTGAGGGAGCGTCAGCTGGTAGGCGAGGGCGACGGCGGCCAGCGACACCATCGTCGCGACCGTCATCATCCAGCCCGCGAGCCAGCCGGTGTGCGGACCGCCGCAGTGCTTGGACCAGTTGTAGACCGAGCCCGCGACGGGGAACCGGGCGGCGAGTTCGCAGAAGCACAGGGCCACCATCAGCTGGCCGAGGAAGACCATCGGCCAGGACCACCAGTAGGCGGGCCCGCCGAAGCTGACGCCGAAGTAGAACAGCTGGAAGGTGCCGGTCAGGATGGAGATGTAGCTGATCCCGGCGGCGAAGGTGTGGAAGTTGCCGAGCGTCCGTTTGAGGCCTGGCTTGTAGCCCAGCTCGGTGAGCGCCGCGTCGTGGTCGGAGGGCGCGCTCGCGACCGGTCCCTCCGGACCTGCCGGGGTGTCCGCCATGGCAATCTCCTCGTTCCGTACGGGCAGGTGGGCAGGGCGGCGGTCAGTCGAACCAGCGCTGCGGTTCGGGCGCCGTGTTGCGCCAGACGTGCTTGGCCTCGGTGTATTCGGCGAGTCCGGAGGGGCCCAGTTCGCGACCCACGCCGGACTGCTTCATGCCGCCCCACTCGGCCTGCGGGACGTAGGGGTGGAAGTCGTTGATCCAGACCGTGCCGACCCGCAGGGCGGCGGCCACCCGGTGCGCCCTGCTCTGGTCCGTCGTCCACACCGCTCCCGCCAGGCCGTAGACGGTGTCGTTCGCGAGCGCCACCGCCTCGGCCTCGCCACGGAACCGCTCCACCGTCACGACCGGTCCGAACGACTCGTCCTGGACGACGGACATCTGCGGGGTGCACTCGTCGAGGATGGTGGGCGGGTAGTAGAAGCCGTTCGCGAGCGCGGGATCGTCGGGCCGGGCGCCGCCGAGCCGCAGCACGGCACCCTCCGCGACACCGGCGGCGACGTACGCCTCGACCTTGTCGCGGTGTCCGGCCGAGATGAGCGGTCCGGTGCGGGCGTGCTCGTCGAAGGGGCCGCCCATGCGGATCTGCCGGGCGCGCGCGGCGAGTTCGTCGACGAAGCGGTCGTGCAGCTCGTCCTCCACGAGGAGCCGGGCACCGGCCGAGCAGACCTGCCCCGAATGCAGGAAGACGGCCATGAGCGCGTAGTCGACAGCGGTCTCGAAGTGCGCGTCGGCGAAGACGATGTTGGGGTTCTTGCCGCCGAGCTCAAGGGCCACCTTCTTCACGGTGGCGGCGGCGGCCGCCATGATGCTCCGGCCGGTGGAGAGCCCGCCGGTGAAGGAGACCAGGTCGACCCGCTCGTCCACGGTCAGCGGCGCGCCGACCACGGCCCCGGAGCCGAGCACGAGGTTGGCGGCCCCGTCCGGCAGCCCGGCCTCCTGGAGGAGCCTCATCAGCATGATCGCGGTATGCGGTGTCAGCTCGCTCGGCTTGAGGACGAAGGTGTTGCCCGCTGCCAGCGCGGGCGCGACCTTCCACGCGGTCTGCAACAGCGGGTAGTTCCACGGCGTGATCAGGGCGCACACTCCGACCGGCTCATGGACGATGCGGCTGTCGACGGACGGGTTGCCCGCGTCGACGATCCGGTCCGTGCCGCCCGCGGCGACGAGGTTGCCGAAGTAGCGGAAACAATTCGCGATGTCGTCCATGTCGTACTCCGACTCGACCAGGCGCTTGCCGGTGTCGAGCGACTCCGCCCTGGCGAAGTCGGCCTTGTCTCGCTGGAGGAGGTCGGCGACCCGGAGCAGCAGCGCGGCCCGGTCGGCGACGGAGGTGTGCGGCCACGGACCGTGGTCGAAGGCGTCCCGGGCTGCGGCCGTCGCGGCGGCCGCGTCCTTCGGCCCGGCCTCGTCCACCTGGGCGACGAGAGTGCCGTCCGCGGGGCACCGGATGTCCCGCTTGCCCCCTTCCGCGGCCGCCGTCCACCGGCCGGCGATGAACAGCTCGGGCATGGCAATCCTCCAGGTCAGGCCGTACGGGGCCGGCGGGCACCGGCACTTCGGCCGCTACGGCGTGGTCGTCCTCATGACGGGCATGTGACTTTCCACACCTAACACGGCCCGGTCCGGGCCGCGCGCAGGCAAGGATGAGCGCTCATCCCCCGCGCGGGAGAACGCCGGGCGTCGCCGCGCAGCGCACCGTACGACCGCGCTGAGGCCACCGTGCGCCGGGTCTCCGCGAGTCGGCGGCGACGCCCTCGACGCGGCGACCCGCACCGGTTCGCCACCCGCGCCCCCAACTGCCTGCCGCCTGCCGCTTGACCGACAACCGGGCAGGCCTGCCCGCTCACTGGCGGCGCGGTCGTCGGCGAGCGGGCGCACCCGGGTGGCGGCGGTGCCGGTGGGCGCCGCGGATGGTAGTGCCGTCCACGGCCTGGCCCTCGGCGAGGTCGCCGCGATACCGTCACCGGCCTGGGCACCGCCCCGCGCGAGGTCGACTCCATAGGGCCCGCGAGATCACCGTCTCGCGGCC
Coding sequences:
- a CDS encoding APC family permease; translated protein: MADTPAGPEGPVASAPSDHDAALTELGYKPGLKRTLGNFHTFAAGISYISILTGTFQLFYFGVSFGGPAYWWSWPMVFLGQLMVALCFCELAARFPVAGSVYNWSKHCGGPHTGWLAGWMMTVATMVSLAAVALAYQLTLPQISSFFQVVGDGTGKYDAAANAVLLGTILILFTTLVNAFGVKLMATINSGGVFIELIAAVVLVVLLGANITRGPSAILQTHGYGQGQPLGYFGAFLTASLASAYVMYGFDTASSLGEESIDPARNAPRAILRALVASFLIGGLILLFALLAAPDLHAKELSVDGLQYVVKAVLGHTIGVVVLWCVVIAITVCALSVQTAGLRLAFAMARDNNLPGGSKLARLSPRFQTPVLATCLIGIVAVVILVVNINQPQIFSVVTSIAIVMIYIAYLLVTLPLLVQRLRGRWSPAPGSFSLGRFGIPVNILAVLWGAAMTVNLLWPRAAVYNATGPQHWYLRWGGVLFVGAVSVGGFLYYWFVQRKQTGVLAEHAVGEVPEPMAHGGP
- a CDS encoding aldehyde dehydrogenase family protein — translated: MPELFIAGRWTAAAEGGKRDIRCPADGTLVAQVDEAGPKDAAAATAAARDAFDHGPWPHTSVADRAALLLRVADLLQRDKADFARAESLDTGKRLVESEYDMDDIANCFRYFGNLVAAGGTDRIVDAGNPSVDSRIVHEPVGVCALITPWNYPLLQTAWKVAPALAAGNTFVLKPSELTPHTAIMLMRLLQEAGLPDGAANLVLGSGAVVGAPLTVDERVDLVSFTGGLSTGRSIMAAAAATVKKVALELGGKNPNIVFADAHFETAVDYALMAVFLHSGQVCSAGARLLVEDELHDRFVDELAARARQIRMGGPFDEHARTGPLISAGHRDKVEAYVAAGVAEGAVLRLGGARPDDPALANGFYYPPTILDECTPQMSVVQDESFGPVVTVERFRGEAEAVALANDTVYGLAGAVWTTDQSRAHRVAAALRVGTVWINDFHPYVPQAEWGGMKQSGVGRELGPSGLAEYTEAKHVWRNTAPEPQRWFD